In one window of Desulfovibrio sp. UCD-KL4C DNA:
- a CDS encoding YdiU family protein codes for MDFINSYAHLPEKFYQRINPVAVENPKLIRVNNSLATELALDLPEDDSAMAALFSGNTIMEGMEPVAMAYAGHQFGGFVPQLGDGRAILLGEVISNTGKRFDIQLKGAGQTRFSRNGDGRSALGPVLREYIVSEAMHALGISTSRALGMVTTGELVFRERPVPGGIFTRVSSGLVRVGSFEYFAARNDAEAVRQLADYVIDRHYSEAKSAANPYIDFFRRVCEATAQLIARWMEVGFIHGVMNTDNTSICGETIDYGPCAFMDTYIPNKVFSSIDHAGRYAYSNQPNIGQWNMAVLGGSLLGLFDDDVETARAIGEEVLETFMPAFKKHYMVRMCRKIGLNSADELGFQLVRSLMQLMQQNHVDFTIAFLELSEDMNRFIALFGKASSIESWKAKWFELIAEQGDSLAVVQERMRATNPAYIPRNHQIERAIRAAEDQNDFSLTHQLINILKTPYTVQSGSDIYMAPPKPEEVVRQTFCGT; via the coding sequence ATGGATTTTATTAATAGCTACGCGCATTTGCCCGAAAAATTTTACCAGCGGATCAATCCCGTGGCAGTGGAAAATCCGAAGTTAATTCGCGTAAATAATTCTCTAGCTACAGAGCTTGCATTGGATTTGCCAGAAGACGACAGTGCGATGGCTGCGCTTTTTTCAGGCAATACCATCATGGAAGGGATGGAGCCTGTGGCAATGGCGTATGCCGGACATCAGTTCGGAGGGTTTGTTCCGCAGCTTGGTGATGGCCGGGCAATTCTGCTGGGTGAAGTGATTAGCAATACCGGCAAGCGGTTCGACATCCAATTGAAGGGGGCAGGGCAGACTCGATTCTCACGTAATGGTGATGGTCGATCTGCTTTAGGACCGGTTCTCCGGGAGTATATTGTTAGCGAAGCTATGCACGCTTTGGGTATTAGTACATCTCGAGCTTTGGGTATGGTGACAACTGGAGAACTCGTCTTTCGGGAGAGGCCGGTTCCGGGTGGCATCTTTACACGTGTGTCATCCGGATTAGTCCGTGTTGGCTCTTTTGAATATTTCGCTGCTAGAAATGATGCGGAAGCGGTCAGGCAGTTGGCCGATTACGTTATCGATCGCCACTATTCCGAAGCAAAAAGTGCGGCAAATCCATATATCGATTTTTTTCGTCGAGTTTGTGAAGCCACAGCCCAACTTATTGCTCGCTGGATGGAAGTGGGATTCATCCACGGCGTTATGAATACGGATAATACGTCCATCTGCGGAGAAACCATTGATTATGGACCGTGTGCTTTCATGGACACCTATATCCCGAATAAGGTTTTCAGTTCTATTGATCATGCCGGGCGGTATGCCTATAGCAATCAGCCGAACATAGGCCAATGGAATATGGCTGTTCTTGGCGGGAGCCTGCTTGGATTGTTTGATGACGATGTTGAGACGGCACGTGCTATTGGGGAAGAGGTGCTTGAAACATTTATGCCTGCGTTCAAGAAACACTATATGGTCAGAATGTGCCGCAAGATCGGGCTGAATAGCGCAGACGAGCTCGGTTTTCAACTCGTCCGTAGTTTGATGCAACTCATGCAGCAAAATCACGTTGACTTTACCATCGCCTTCCTAGAACTTTCAGAGGATATGAATCGTTTTATAGCGCTTTTCGGGAAGGCATCCTCTATTGAATCATGGAAGGCTAAATGGTTCGAACTCATCGCCGAACAAGGAGATAGCCTTGCGGTGGTTCAGGAGAGAATGCGTGCGACCAATCCGGCTTATATTCCCAGAAATCACCAAATTGAAAGGGCCATTAGGGCTGCCGAAGATCAGAATGATTTTTCCCTGACACATCAACTCATAAATATACTGAAGACTCCATATACCGTGCAGTCAGGCAGTGATATATATATGGCACCTCCTAAACCGGAGGAAGTCGTGAGGCAGACATTTTGCGGAACATGA
- a CDS encoding chloride channel protein: MAFAMERLRFANWPQHARWLILSIAVGVVAGVGAVFFDRLLDNALEFFVRLPICFFEPNVGNPLDINVATTGFSLWIIPIATLGGLLSGLLVFNIAPETEGHGTDAMIESFHLQGGFTRKRAPFIKIIASALTIGSGGSAGKEGPIAQIGSGFGSLLATWLNLKPRERRVLLLAGAAGGIGAIFQAPLGAALFVPGVLYRETEYEYEAILPCIISSIMAHAVFSEIYGRHALFHPGNVAFDMPVELIPYAIFGIVCAFVGFIYIKFFYGMRDYFFEKLPMPQMFRPAIGGFMLGCIAYFYPQIIDGGYVWIQLALDGQMIWTTMLVLVFVKIIATSCTISSGGSGGVFGPSVFIGAMLGGAFGGIGHMIAPNWIVNPNSFILVGMGGFFAGVAKVPIASIIMACEMSSSYTLLVPLMLVSTISYLILGKMSLYEKQFSSRLDSPAHINEFARGVLSALHVRDALTTKHVSTLEENLPIGTVVKIVTNSPEPYYPVVNTDGELTGILTINDIRELMFEEGQSNALVAKDVASTNVITVIEEDTLQTALEKMIALNVNELPVVSSDNPKKIMSMLSKQDLITSYYNRED; this comes from the coding sequence ATGGCCTTTGCTATGGAAAGATTGCGATTTGCCAACTGGCCTCAACATGCACGCTGGCTGATATTGAGTATTGCTGTAGGAGTTGTTGCCGGTGTTGGGGCAGTATTTTTTGACCGTCTTCTGGACAATGCTCTCGAATTTTTTGTCAGGTTGCCAATCTGTTTCTTTGAGCCGAATGTAGGCAACCCGCTCGATATCAACGTTGCAACAACAGGATTTTCGCTCTGGATTATTCCCATTGCAACACTGGGCGGTCTTTTATCAGGATTGCTTGTTTTCAATATAGCACCTGAAACTGAAGGTCACGGCACAGATGCCATGATCGAATCTTTCCACCTACAAGGCGGATTTACCAGAAAACGCGCTCCTTTTATAAAAATCATAGCTTCTGCCCTGACCATCGGCAGTGGTGGGTCGGCAGGCAAAGAAGGACCGATTGCACAAATAGGTTCAGGATTCGGCTCCCTACTGGCAACCTGGCTTAACCTAAAACCACGAGAAAGACGTGTACTGTTACTTGCTGGTGCTGCGGGTGGTATAGGAGCAATTTTTCAGGCCCCTCTTGGAGCAGCATTGTTTGTACCCGGTGTCCTCTATAGGGAAACGGAGTATGAATATGAAGCGATTCTGCCCTGCATCATATCTTCAATCATGGCTCATGCAGTTTTTTCAGAAATATATGGTAGACATGCCCTTTTTCACCCGGGAAACGTTGCATTCGATATGCCGGTGGAACTTATTCCTTATGCCATTTTCGGAATTGTCTGTGCCTTTGTGGGGTTCATTTATATCAAATTCTTTTATGGAATGCGGGATTATTTTTTTGAAAAGCTGCCAATGCCACAAATGTTCCGCCCTGCTATTGGCGGATTCATGCTTGGCTGCATTGCGTATTTCTACCCACAGATTATTGATGGAGGCTATGTATGGATTCAATTGGCTCTTGACGGCCAAATGATCTGGACCACAATGCTGGTACTGGTTTTCGTAAAAATAATTGCAACTTCATGTACTATCAGTTCCGGCGGGAGTGGCGGTGTTTTCGGACCATCGGTTTTCATTGGAGCCATGCTCGGAGGTGCTTTTGGCGGCATAGGACACATGATTGCTCCGAATTGGATCGTTAACCCCAATTCATTTATTCTAGTAGGTATGGGAGGTTTTTTTGCAGGAGTTGCAAAAGTACCGATCGCTTCAATTATTATGGCTTGTGAAATGAGCTCCAGTTACACTTTGCTGGTGCCGCTAATGCTGGTTTCAACCATATCCTATTTAATTCTCGGTAAAATGAGTTTGTATGAAAAACAATTCAGCAGTCGACTGGACTCTCCTGCCCATATAAATGAATTTGCCAGAGGCGTTCTTTCGGCGCTGCATGTTCGTGATGCCCTGACCACCAAACATGTTAGTACATTGGAAGAAAACTTGCCGATTGGCACTGTGGTGAAAATTGTGACCAATTCACCAGAACCATATTATCCAGTTGTCAACACCGATGGAGAACTTACGGGGATTTTGACAATAAATGACATAAGAGAACTAATGTTTGAAGAAGGTCAATCCAACGCCCTTGTTGCAAAAGATGTTGCCAGCACAAATGTCATTACGGTGATAGAAGAAGATACCTTGCAAACTGCATTGGAAAAAATGATTGCTTTAAATGTTAATGAACTACCTGTTGTCTCCAGCGACAACCCTAAAAAGATTATGAGCATGCTTTCAAAGCAAGACCTTATAACCAGCTACTACAATCGGGAAGATTAA
- a CDS encoding malate synthase G: MVEHITVGGLMVARPLYDLVENKIILGTGISSCTVFWEKLQSILTDLMPRNRELLEKRKELQTRIDEWHLSRTGQAHDAAEYKKFLYDIGYILPEGEPFSIETEGVDPELATVAGPQLVVPITNARYALNAVNSRWGSLYDALYGTDVIPEDGGAEKGKSYNTVRGRKVMEYASAFLDSAIPFSAGKHVDVVEYKISSKEKVEFSAVLKDGSESALADSAQFVGYAQNGSLLLFRNNGLHIEIHIDAENIIGRDHPAGVKDVVMEAAVTTIQDCEDSVAAVDGEDKALAYSNWLGLIRGDLETTFKKGGKEVARRMAADREYTGLDGTTFSLSGRSMLLIRNVGLLMTTDAVMLADGTEIPEGILDAMMTGLIALHDIKKLGRFQNSKTGSVYIVKPKQHGPEEVAFTCELFARVETALGMAAGTMKIGVMDEERRTTVNLKECIRAAKDRIIFINTGFLDRTGDEIHTSMEAGPMVCKADMKNARWMSKYEDWNVDVGLACGFSGQAQIGKGMWAMPDRMREMVKTKQGHPLAGANCAWVPSPTAAVLHAMHYHTVDVFKQQAKLSGSSRATLDDLLAIPLLEGTLTSEVVQREIENNCQGILGYVVRWVEQGIGCSKVPDINDVGLMEDRATLRISSQYLANWLHHGLCTEAQVMQALQQMAVVVDRQNAGDPHYYNMAPDYEKSIAFEAACDLIFKGCKQPSGYTEPILHAKRREAKAAK; this comes from the coding sequence ATTGTGGAACACATTACAGTTGGCGGGCTCATGGTTGCCAGACCTTTGTATGATCTTGTTGAAAATAAGATTATACTGGGGACAGGAATCTCTTCATGCACTGTTTTTTGGGAAAAGTTGCAATCAATTTTGACTGATTTGATGCCTCGGAACAGAGAGCTGCTGGAAAAACGTAAAGAGCTTCAAACCCGTATTGATGAGTGGCATTTATCACGCACGGGGCAAGCTCATGATGCTGCTGAATACAAAAAATTTCTTTATGATATAGGATATATACTACCTGAAGGTGAGCCTTTCTCTATAGAAACAGAAGGAGTAGACCCTGAACTGGCAACCGTAGCTGGACCGCAACTTGTGGTGCCGATTACCAATGCCCGCTACGCCTTGAACGCTGTTAATTCCCGCTGGGGCAGTCTGTATGATGCTCTTTATGGAACAGATGTGATTCCTGAAGATGGCGGCGCAGAAAAAGGTAAGAGTTACAATACCGTTCGCGGACGTAAGGTTATGGAATATGCATCCGCATTTTTGGATAGCGCAATTCCGTTTTCAGCCGGAAAACATGTTGATGTTGTGGAATACAAAATTTCTTCGAAAGAAAAGGTTGAGTTTAGTGCGGTGCTGAAAGATGGATCTGAATCCGCGCTTGCTGATTCTGCCCAGTTTGTAGGATACGCGCAGAATGGTTCTTTACTTCTTTTCCGTAATAACGGCTTGCACATTGAAATCCATATTGATGCAGAAAATATTATCGGGCGTGATCATCCTGCCGGAGTAAAAGATGTTGTGATGGAAGCCGCAGTCACTACCATTCAGGATTGCGAGGATTCTGTTGCAGCGGTAGATGGTGAAGATAAAGCCTTGGCGTACAGTAACTGGCTGGGACTTATTCGCGGTGATCTTGAAACAACTTTTAAGAAAGGTGGTAAAGAGGTTGCGCGCCGTATGGCTGCGGACCGTGAATACACCGGACTGGATGGTACGACATTTTCATTGTCCGGTAGGTCTATGTTGCTGATTCGTAATGTCGGGTTACTCATGACAACCGATGCTGTGATGCTTGCCGACGGAACAGAAATTCCTGAAGGTATACTTGATGCTATGATGACCGGGCTTATTGCTCTGCACGATATAAAAAAGCTGGGTCGTTTTCAAAACAGTAAAACCGGAAGTGTTTATATAGTTAAGCCTAAGCAGCATGGACCGGAAGAAGTCGCTTTTACTTGTGAGCTGTTTGCAAGAGTAGAGACAGCTCTGGGTATGGCTGCCGGAACTATGAAGATCGGAGTTATGGATGAAGAGCGGCGTACTACAGTCAACCTTAAAGAATGTATCCGTGCTGCAAAAGATCGAATTATTTTTATCAATACTGGATTCCTTGATCGCACAGGGGATGAAATTCATACCAGTATGGAAGCCGGTCCTATGGTTTGTAAAGCGGATATGAAAAATGCACGCTGGATGAGCAAGTATGAAGACTGGAACGTTGATGTGGGGCTTGCCTGTGGTTTTTCCGGTCAAGCACAAATTGGTAAAGGTATGTGGGCTATGCCGGATCGCATGCGCGAAATGGTGAAAACTAAACAAGGTCATCCGCTTGCCGGAGCTAATTGCGCATGGGTTCCTTCGCCAACTGCTGCGGTGTTGCACGCCATGCATTATCATACCGTGGATGTTTTTAAGCAACAGGCCAAGCTTTCAGGATCATCCAGAGCAACCCTCGACGATCTGCTGGCGATCCCTCTTTTGGAAGGAACATTAACTTCCGAAGTTGTTCAGCGTGAGATAGAAAATAATTGTCAGGGTATTTTGGGCTATGTGGTTCGCTGGGTAGAGCAGGGCATCGGTTGTTCAAAGGTACCGGATATTAATGATGTAGGACTCATGGAAGATCGAGCAACACTGCGTATTTCAAGTCAGTATCTGGCTAACTGGCTGCACCATGGACTCTGCACCGAAGCGCAGGTTATGCAGGCTTTGCAGCAGATGGCCGTTGTGGTTGACCGTCAGAATGCTGGCGATCCGCATTACTATAATATGGCTCCTGACTATGAAAAAAGCATTGCTTTTGAGGCTGCTTGCGACCTTATTTTCAAAGGCTGCAAACAGCCTAGCGGATATACCGAGCCTATTCTGCATGCAAAACGGCGTGAGGCTAAGGCTGCTAAGTAG
- a CDS encoding glycosyltransferase family 92 protein: protein MNYNTNTNKFYAVICCIVKDEGYDLIHWVNYHFAIGFDKIYIFDNNSKISIKTTLADYMRCGIIEVQDITLNEFPQLSAYAAFLKKFGEDARWVAFIDADEYINIKSKTDISEFLEEYETYPAVGISWKVFGSNGNIKRPSLGPDKAYTTCLKEHSLIKSIIQPAMTEDVISPHHFIYKNNTFCVNEHCIPIIGPRSYHTSEKIQINHYYYKSQQDFENKISRGLATPMQNKLCYKLEEFYEQSHKQGELEKSIQRFSKKTDFYSKMGAKFISDEILDKISVNVQELLKEIATNLIQKKNQK, encoded by the coding sequence ATGAACTACAATACAAATACGAATAAGTTTTATGCAGTAATATGTTGCATAGTAAAAGATGAAGGCTATGATCTTATACATTGGGTAAACTATCATTTTGCAATTGGATTTGATAAAATTTATATTTTTGACAACAATAGTAAGATTAGCATTAAGACGACTCTTGCTGATTATATGCGGTGTGGAATTATTGAAGTTCAAGATATAACACTAAATGAATTCCCACAGCTCAGTGCATATGCAGCATTCCTTAAAAAATTTGGTGAGGATGCACGCTGGGTCGCTTTTATAGATGCTGATGAATATATCAACATAAAGAGTAAAACTGATATTTCCGAGTTTCTTGAAGAGTACGAAACATATCCTGCAGTTGGAATTAGTTGGAAGGTATTTGGATCAAACGGAAATATTAAAAGACCATCTTTAGGCCCAGATAAAGCCTATACCACATGTCTTAAAGAACACTCACTTATCAAAAGTATCATCCAGCCTGCGATGACTGAAGATGTAATATCTCCACACCATTTTATTTATAAAAATAATACATTCTGTGTAAACGAGCACTGCATTCCGATTATTGGGCCGCGGTCATACCATACTTCAGAAAAAATTCAGATAAATCACTACTATTACAAATCACAACAGGACTTTGAAAATAAAATTTCGCGTGGTTTGGCAACTCCTATGCAAAATAAGCTTTGCTATAAGCTTGAAGAATTCTATGAACAATCTCACAAACAAGGTGAATTAGAAAAAAGTATTCAGAGGTTCTCTAAAAAAACTGATTTCTATTCCAAAATGGGAGCGAAGTTTATTTCGGATGAAATTTTAGACAAAATTAGTGTCAACGTGCAAGAATTGCTGAAAGAAATCGCAACAAATTTAATACAAAAAAAGAATCAAAAATAA
- a CDS encoding TetR/AcrR family transcriptional regulator C-terminal domain-containing protein, protein MSLPLEGLTHFAIGFLEVHMSKTHLAGIRLLISEGPEAPEMTRAFFAVGSTRTKSALLDFFKTRLSADDPEYAIKMFISTLLSMRMEILVGLRINPTHEEINEHAKRTADICIEHFSK, encoded by the coding sequence GTGTCCCTCCCACTTGAGGGATTAACTCATTTTGCTATTGGCTTTCTTGAAGTGCATATGTCAAAGACACATTTGGCAGGTATACGATTACTAATATCTGAGGGACCTGAAGCACCTGAAATGACAAGAGCATTTTTTGCCGTAGGGTCCACTAGAACAAAATCTGCTTTGCTGGATTTTTTTAAGACGAGATTATCCGCTGATGATCCAGAATATGCGATCAAAATGTTCATAAGTACATTGCTGTCCATGCGCATGGAGATACTAGTAGGGTTGCGGATTAATCCCACACATGAAGAAATCAATGAACATGCAAAGCGAACTGCTGATATCTGTATAGAACATTTTAGTAAATAA
- a CDS encoding aminotransferase class I/II-fold pyridoxal phosphate-dependent enzyme, giving the protein MQVIILAAGRGQRLSPITDTVPKPLVEVNGTPLIINALDIFSKHPVERFIIVEGYESKQLRAQLGDNYNGIEIIYVSNDDWDKTNNIHSLWLTRDLWDRDSVLMECDIFFDAGLVDLLLTAPFENSVLVDRFQPYMDGTIVELSADKKNITRLIPGKDQDANFNITDKYKTVNIYTFTHEFLQNIFKPTIDLYVKINGQNEYYELVLGVIVFMGSKDLVAKECHPHRWFEIDDFTDLQRAEAYLSDDYSLLQKIRKKFGGYWRYDFTDFEYLYNPYFPNQNLYNELRLNLTDLLGNYPSGQMEINHSLANWVRIDESMLAVANGGSELIENLRRSFKKVTLLLPSFDEYARNLAPEQIHYIKPNSQTLAHTPESIVKATKASGSNALVIINPSNPAGTKFTPSELHYIFGELRSLDMIILDESFADFISTGRDVSFLDELKKYPNMVILRSLSKDLGVPGIRLGYVATADTKRIAEMRSALPIWHINSLAQYFIDILPKYRNDYAAARSMVIAARDEMYELLCDIPSIKIIPSFANYFCCELPDGVSSDEIQERLFMDYKFLVKDLGKKQGLPKNKFIRIAVKRPEENKMIVNALAETLAGVTTHINSQNLELLQNIQNYV; this is encoded by the coding sequence ATGCAGGTCATTATACTCGCTGCGGGGAGGGGGCAAAGATTAAGTCCCATTACAGATACGGTTCCAAAACCTTTGGTTGAGGTAAACGGTACGCCGCTCATTATTAATGCACTTGATATTTTTTCTAAGCATCCAGTCGAAAGGTTCATTATTGTTGAAGGTTATGAATCTAAGCAGCTTCGCGCACAGCTCGGTGACAATTATAATGGAATAGAAATTATATATGTTAGTAATGATGACTGGGATAAGACCAATAATATCCATTCTCTATGGTTAACCCGTGACTTATGGGATAGGGATTCCGTTCTGATGGAATGCGATATCTTTTTTGATGCTGGGCTTGTTGATTTGCTTCTTACAGCGCCATTTGAAAATTCTGTTTTGGTAGACCGTTTTCAGCCTTACATGGATGGTACTATTGTAGAACTTTCTGCTGATAAAAAAAATATTACCCGGCTTATTCCGGGTAAAGATCAAGATGCAAATTTTAATATTACTGATAAATATAAAACAGTTAATATATATACTTTTACCCATGAATTTCTCCAGAATATTTTTAAGCCTACCATTGATCTTTATGTGAAAATTAATGGGCAAAATGAGTATTATGAATTGGTTCTGGGTGTGATAGTTTTTATGGGCAGCAAAGATCTGGTTGCGAAAGAGTGCCATCCTCACCGCTGGTTTGAAATAGATGATTTTACCGACCTGCAACGGGCTGAGGCTTATTTGAGTGATGATTATTCTTTGTTGCAAAAAATCCGTAAAAAGTTTGGTGGATACTGGCGTTATGATTTCACTGATTTTGAGTATCTCTATAATCCATACTTTCCAAATCAAAATTTATACAATGAACTTCGCTTGAATTTGACGGATCTTTTAGGCAATTATCCTTCCGGGCAGATGGAAATTAATCACAGTCTTGCAAATTGGGTACGGATTGATGAATCCATGCTTGCAGTGGCTAACGGTGGGTCAGAATTAATAGAAAATTTGCGTCGTAGTTTTAAAAAAGTGACTTTATTGTTGCCGTCATTTGACGAGTATGCACGAAACCTTGCTCCCGAACAGATCCACTACATTAAGCCCAATTCGCAGACATTAGCCCATACACCAGAAAGCATTGTTAAGGCAACCAAAGCAAGCGGGTCAAATGCATTGGTAATTATTAATCCTAGCAATCCAGCGGGAACGAAGTTCACGCCTTCAGAACTGCATTATATTTTTGGTGAACTTCGCTCTTTGGATATGATCATTTTAGATGAATCTTTTGCTGATTTTATAAGCACCGGAAGAGACGTCTCCTTTTTGGATGAACTGAAAAAATATCCTAACATGGTTATTCTAAGGAGTCTTAGTAAAGACTTAGGCGTTCCTGGAATTAGACTTGGGTATGTTGCTACTGCTGATACAAAAAGAATTGCTGAAATGCGTTCTGCTTTGCCCATATGGCATATAAATTCTTTAGCTCAGTATTTTATTGATATTCTGCCAAAGTATCGTAATGATTATGCTGCTGCTCGTTCGATGGTTATTGCTGCAAGAGACGAAATGTATGAACTCTTATGCGATATTCCTTCCATAAAAATTATTCCATCTTTTGCTAACTATTTTTGCTGTGAATTGCCGGACGGTGTTTCTTCTGACGAAATTCAGGAACGTTTATTTATGGACTACAAGTTCTTGGTAAAAGATCTTGGCAAAAAGCAGGGACTACCCAAAAATAAATTTATAAGAATCGCCGTAAAAAGGCCTGAAGAAAATAAAATGATTGTCAACGCTTTGGCAGAAACTTTAGCAGGTGTAACAACTCATATTAATAGTCAGAACTTAGAACTTTTACAAAATATTCAAAATTATGTTTAG
- a CDS encoding class I SAM-dependent methyltransferase, which yields MNAKNKWQEVWLRKGGEKSSYDLEGLMQADGFDTNTGAMTVVDWLDTSADINKHLQISHGNNLLEIGCGAGAMLWTMRDCGVNLYGVDYSETLLKKARKAIPELSAETCEAASLNFPDNMFEAVFSHGVFFYFEDYDYAERAMNEILRVLTDHGKIFILDVPDLDKRDACETFRRDVVYAGEDYPTAENSPYRHLYYPKSWFEKFGERNNLATTFFDQNLPSYPMSPYRFNVLLEY from the coding sequence ATGAATGCAAAAAATAAATGGCAAGAAGTCTGGCTCCGTAAGGGTGGAGAAAAGAGTTCATATGATCTTGAAGGACTAATGCAGGCGGATGGGTTTGATACCAACACCGGTGCTATGACAGTGGTAGATTGGTTAGATACATCTGCTGATATTAATAAACATTTACAGATTTCACATGGGAATAATTTGCTAGAAATCGGGTGCGGAGCTGGCGCAATGCTCTGGACTATGCGTGATTGCGGAGTAAATTTGTACGGTGTGGATTATTCTGAAACTTTACTTAAAAAAGCCCGCAAAGCTATTCCTGAACTTTCCGCTGAGACATGTGAAGCAGCCAGCTTGAACTTTCCTGATAATATGTTTGAAGCGGTCTTCTCACATGGTGTTTTCTTTTATTTTGAAGATTACGACTATGCAGAACGAGCAATGAACGAAATTTTGCGAGTTCTAACCGACCATGGAAAAATTTTCATTCTCGATGTCCCCGATCTTGATAAACGCGACGCCTGCGAAACTTTTCGTCGGGATGTTGTTTACGCTGGTGAAGATTATCCAACTGCTGAAAACAGTCCTTATAGGCATCTTTATTATCCGAAGTCATGGTTTGAAAAGTTTGGAGAACGCAATAACTTGGCGACTACTTTTTTTGATCAGAATCTGCCAAGCTATCCCATGTCTCCGTACAGATTTAATGTCTTACTCGAATATTAG